The following coding sequences are from one Kosakonia sp. H02 window:
- the moaE gene encoding molybdopterin synthase catalytic subunit MoaE, which translates to MRETRICVDRAAFNVGEEYTWLAACDEDGAVVTFTGKVRNHNLGDSVSALTLEHYPGMTEKSLAEIVEDARSRWPLGRVMVYHRIGELWPGDEIVFVGVASAHRSSAFDAGQFIMDYLKTRAPFWKREATPEGERWVDARDSDKQAAKRW; encoded by the coding sequence ATGCGTGAAACGCGAATTTGTGTCGATCGTGCCGCGTTTAATGTTGGTGAAGAGTACACCTGGCTGGCGGCCTGCGACGAAGACGGCGCAGTGGTAACCTTCACCGGCAAAGTGCGTAATCACAATCTGGGCGACAGCGTCAGTGCGTTAACGCTGGAGCATTACCCCGGCATGACGGAAAAATCGCTGGCGGAAATTGTTGAGGACGCGCGCAGCCGCTGGCCGCTCGGGCGCGTGATGGTTTATCACCGCATTGGCGAACTCTGGCCGGGGGATGAAATTGTCTTTGTCGGCGTTGCCAGCGCGCACCGCAGCAGCGCGTTCGACGCCGGGCAATTTATTATGGATTACCTGAAAACCCGTGCGCCGTTCTGGAAGCGTGAAGCCACGCCGGAAGGGGAGCGATGGGTTGACGCTCGCGACAGCGATAAACAGGCAGCGAAACGCTGGTAA